In the genome of Desulfovibrio desulfuricans, one region contains:
- a CDS encoding cytochrome c3 family protein has product MRLAVACALSAAALGCSASGALAAESAPLAGNVIYLGGQHARELKMPVVAFDHAAHAKANACVSCHAVDPGVEKNSAGLPVNIMQTPVFSAFAGVASSDQAERKLAFHAACASCHAQKGAGPAQAQCRTCHTVADAAQLPSQKPFKPQMDASLHQRHLTSGAFPAKPPKGLAEGAILAENDPQRCVACHHAKDFSPMLPPTVDSCRTCHASGPGSALATKDAAYTPPPLRAAAHEVCMKCHVSLMEQKQPHGPVDCATCHDKARFDALPRFEASPAIMTMDRPTGVLLTDKMTPPQKPLAPLYPQGSKWPTAMPAVPFDHSLHERALNCVDCHHTSVKQSCITCHTPNGDPKGKNIPLAQAMHSVTSKNSCVSCHTSLTTSAPECAGCHTPRPVSKSGSNCAFCHRAAPGVKGSMGLMLPSNLPAPQPATPAAEAATQPQTQAAHAAQQGERLAPSAILLPADTASKPADKAASTVEAPLAPTAILLPPPDKTAASNGLADKNAAKPAPADNSAAAKVLAPGVGPSAAPADSGNAADNVSDAPSLGPVSDGLPEKVRIELMSKEYRPVDFAHAQHLQKLRAAIGRKASGLQGMHAKDGLECAACHHNSPRLKPGMTPPRCVSCHPAILPAGVTTMPDGRPLLKAAYHQRCMDCHTRMKIEKPRANDCQSCHIKRDPAEAPVW; this is encoded by the coding sequence ATGCGGCTTGCGGTTGCCTGCGCACTGTCTGCCGCGGCGCTGGGGTGCTCGGCCTCGGGGGCTCTGGCTGCCGAATCCGCGCCTTTGGCGGGCAATGTCATCTACCTTGGCGGCCAGCACGCCAGGGAACTTAAAATGCCCGTGGTGGCCTTTGACCACGCGGCTCATGCCAAGGCCAACGCCTGCGTCAGCTGTCACGCCGTCGACCCCGGCGTGGAAAAAAACAGCGCCGGGCTGCCGGTCAACATCATGCAGACGCCGGTATTCAGCGCGTTTGCCGGTGTTGCTTCCAGCGATCAGGCCGAGCGCAAGCTGGCCTTTCATGCTGCCTGCGCTTCGTGCCATGCCCAAAAGGGCGCTGGCCCGGCCCAGGCCCAGTGCCGCACCTGCCACACCGTTGCGGATGCTGCGCAGCTGCCTTCGCAAAAGCCCTTTAAACCGCAGATGGACGCCTCGCTGCACCAGCGGCATCTGACGTCCGGAGCCTTCCCCGCCAAGCCGCCCAAGGGTCTGGCCGAGGGAGCAATTCTGGCCGAAAATGACCCCCAGCGTTGCGTGGCCTGTCACCATGCCAAGGACTTTTCACCCATGCTGCCGCCCACGGTTGATTCGTGCCGTACCTGTCATGCCAGCGGTCCCGGCTCGGCGCTGGCCACAAAGGATGCCGCCTACACGCCGCCGCCCCTGCGGGCCGCCGCGCACGAAGTGTGCATGAAGTGCCATGTCTCGCTGATGGAGCAAAAGCAGCCGCACGGGCCTGTGGATTGCGCCACCTGCCACGACAAGGCCCGTTTTGACGCCTTGCCCCGCTTTGAGGCAAGCCCGGCCATCATGACCATGGACCGGCCCACGGGCGTGCTGCTGACCGACAAGATGACGCCCCCGCAGAAGCCCCTTGCGCCCCTGTACCCTCAGGGATCCAAATGGCCCACAGCCATGCCCGCTGTACCCTTTGACCACAGCCTGCACGAAAGGGCGCTCAACTGCGTTGACTGCCACCACACCAGCGTGAAGCAGTCGTGCATTACCTGCCACACGCCCAACGGCGACCCCAAGGGCAAAAACATTCCGCTGGCTCAGGCCATGCACTCTGTTACGTCCAAAAACTCGTGCGTGAGCTGTCACACCAGCCTGACGACCTCCGCGCCCGAATGCGCGGGCTGCCATACCCCAAGGCCCGTGAGCAAAAGCGGCAGCAACTGCGCTTTTTGCCATCGCGCCGCCCCCGGCGTTAAGGGTTCCATGGGGCTGATGCTGCCCAGCAATCTGCCCGCGCCACAGCCTGCAACTCCTGCCGCTGAGGCTGCCACGCAGCCGCAAACACAGGCCGCCCATGCGGCGCAGCAGGGTGAAAGGCTTGCGCCATCGGCCATACTGCTGCCTGCCGATACCGCCTCAAAGCCTGCGGATAAAGCCGCGTCGACCGTCGAAGCTCCCCTTGCGCCCACGGCCATTTTGCTGCCGCCGCCCGACAAAACTGCCGCAAGCAACGGCCTGGCCGACAAAAACGCCGCCAAGCCCGCACCTGCGGACAACAGCGCGGCGGCAAAGGTGCTCGCACCCGGCGTAGGGCCGTCTGCTGCCCCGGCAGACTCTGGCAATGCGGCAGACAACGTGTCTGACGCGCCCAGTTTGGGGCCGGTTTCGGACGGGTTGCCCGAAAAGGTGCGCATTGAGCTGATGAGCAAGGAATACCGCCCGGTGGACTTTGCCCATGCCCAGCATCTGCAAAAGCTGCGGGCGGCTATTGGACGCAAGGCCTCTGGACTGCAGGGCATGCACGCCAAGGACGGCCTGGAATGCGCCGCCTGCCATCACAACAGCCCGCGCCTCAAGCCGGGCATGACGCCGCCCAGGTGCGTATCGTGCCATCCGGCAATCCTGCCCGCTGGCGTAACGACCATGCCCGACGGCAGGCCCCTGCTCAAGGCGGCCTACCACCAGCGCTGCATGGACTGTCATACCCGCATGAAGATTGAAAAACCCCGCGCTAACGACTGCCAGTCCTGCCACATCAAGCGCGACCCGGCGGAAGCCCCGGTCTGGTAA
- a CDS encoding formate dehydrogenase accessory sulfurtransferase FdhD translates to MAQLKNMTAGVLLPLASPPASVRSYDILTYSKGKVEPAVFLSCREQTLTMHVNGVPFVRVACSGQHLQYLVPGFLYSCGVINSLRDLAGVDVTPLPAEGATPDGAEEVRVDVLLQDPCCSKAAAHAGQAAPKLTITSAMGWNLPMSAKRLATIPRAQSPSWDPQVILRGAQELEERSEVFHQTGGCHNAALLNRQGMVFYCLDIGRHNAIDTLVGYMLVEGLDPAEHMIVSSGRIASEIAQKAIRAGVPVFASLSRAMSRAVDLARATGLTLLGNVKSGSMHIYHENGQLMLP, encoded by the coding sequence ATGGCTCAGCTCAAAAACATGACTGCAGGGGTGTTATTGCCGCTGGCTTCGCCGCCGGCCTCTGTGCGTAGTTATGATATTTTGACGTACAGCAAAGGCAAGGTTGAACCGGCGGTATTTTTGTCGTGCCGCGAGCAGACGCTGACGATGCACGTCAACGGGGTCCCTTTTGTGCGGGTGGCCTGTTCGGGCCAGCATTTGCAGTACCTCGTGCCGGGGTTTCTCTATTCGTGCGGGGTTATCAACAGCCTGCGCGATCTGGCCGGGGTGGACGTAACGCCCCTGCCTGCCGAGGGCGCAACGCCTGACGGGGCGGAAGAAGTGCGGGTGGATGTGCTTTTGCAGGACCCCTGCTGCAGCAAGGCGGCTGCGCATGCGGGGCAGGCCGCCCCAAAACTCACCATCACTTCAGCCATGGGCTGGAACCTCCCCATGTCGGCCAAACGGCTGGCCACCATACCCCGCGCCCAGTCTCCTTCCTGGGATCCGCAGGTTATTCTGCGCGGCGCGCAAGAGCTGGAAGAACGCTCCGAAGTGTTTCACCAGACCGGCGGCTGCCACAATGCGGCCCTGCTCAACCGGCAGGGCATGGTTTTTTACTGCCTTGATATTGGCCGCCACAACGCCATTGACACCCTGGTGGGCTACATGCTTGTGGAAGGCCTTGACCCCGCTGAACACATGATTGTCAGCAGCGGGCGTATCGCCTCCGAAATAGCGCAAAAAGCCATTCGGGCGGGCGTACCTGTTTTTGCCTCCCTTTCTCGCGCCATGTCGCGCGCCGTGGATCTGGCGCGTGCTACCGGGTTGACTCTGCTGGGCAATGTTAAGTCCGGCAGCATGCACATATATCATGAAAACGGGCAGCTGATGCTGCCGTGA
- a CDS encoding aldehyde ferredoxin oxidoreductase produces the protein MARKFGGYQGKGLRVNLSTGRITVEDTYQYLDLIGGTGLGYKVFWDEVPPKTRAYDEANKIVFAVGPLAGTGALCSGRTAVTTIMPVSWPQHLIGSGHMGGNFAEHLKYAGYDFLIIEGKAERPVWLHVRDGQAWLKDASHVWGQGTRRTTRVISEEVGADNTVAAIGPAGENLVPYSVVVNSRAHTAGCGIGAVMGSKMLKAIALQGSQPVHIAGDKADWEKLINYHRTIIGANNQHVVPNFPSPLFEYWDAGSRWVGAPGKRWGASEAPVTLTGDVRSLNRISYRTNNAAYFLGDNVWQYTVRNNGCFSCPIRCYTVMKDEDTASKFGVSPIQFNTCVGMFGGREWFPKLSRKKSDLARQAGFVGIELMDDLGVWENYGQLFRDFSTMYEDGIWKQKLGADEYKSIPWDMVDACNPEFIKTAVHRIAYKEGEFGQLLGMGTGYMLEKMGISEEKWKDDHRTVYWKMGHPKHHANEDDGQVGCVINTQYNRDPMCHSNCNFVRSGLPIEVQKRLAEHFWGSADAVDAIGDYKPTNKYKMIRAKWSIERKELHDMLSFCNWMGPWISTPNKQDGYMGDNSLESKYYRILTGHNLDVKELDRCAERAFNLHRAYTARQMQTTDMRKKHDQYPNWLFEDKKNKAPFTKGTIRMDRADIEKSLDLFYEVQGWDVKTGLPGANHYRSLGLNDVADTMTKEKLVPGA, from the coding sequence ATGGCCAGAAAATTCGGCGGCTATCAGGGCAAGGGCCTTAGGGTCAACCTGAGCACGGGCCGCATCACTGTTGAGGACACCTACCAGTATCTTGACCTTATTGGCGGTACGGGGCTGGGCTACAAGGTTTTTTGGGACGAGGTTCCGCCCAAGACCAGGGCCTATGACGAGGCCAACAAGATCGTTTTTGCCGTGGGGCCGCTGGCCGGCACGGGCGCGTTGTGCAGCGGGCGTACCGCAGTCACCACCATCATGCCCGTTTCGTGGCCGCAGCACCTGATCGGCTCGGGCCACATGGGCGGCAACTTTGCCGAACATCTTAAATACGCGGGCTACGACTTTCTTATTATCGAAGGCAAGGCCGAGCGCCCCGTATGGCTGCACGTGCGCGACGGGCAGGCCTGGCTCAAGGACGCGAGCCATGTCTGGGGGCAGGGCACGCGCCGCACCACACGCGTGATCAGTGAGGAAGTGGGGGCTGACAATACCGTTGCCGCCATCGGGCCCGCTGGTGAAAATCTGGTTCCGTATTCCGTGGTGGTCAACAGCCGCGCCCATACAGCAGGTTGCGGCATCGGCGCTGTAATGGGCTCCAAAATGCTCAAGGCCATTGCCCTTCAGGGCAGTCAGCCCGTACACATCGCGGGCGACAAGGCCGACTGGGAAAAGCTCATCAACTACCACCGCACCATCATCGGCGCCAACAACCAGCATGTGGTTCCCAACTTTCCCAGCCCGCTTTTTGAGTACTGGGACGCCGGTTCCCGCTGGGTGGGCGCGCCGGGCAAGCGCTGGGGCGCATCCGAGGCTCCGGTTACGCTTACGGGCGATGTGCGCTCGCTCAACCGTATCTCGTACCGCACCAACAATGCCGCCTACTTTCTGGGCGACAACGTGTGGCAGTACACCGTGCGCAACAACGGCTGTTTTTCATGCCCCATCCGCTGCTACACCGTGATGAAGGATGAAGACACGGCCAGCAAGTTTGGCGTCAGCCCCATTCAGTTCAATACCTGCGTGGGCATGTTTGGCGGGCGTGAGTGGTTTCCCAAGCTTTCGCGCAAAAAGAGCGATCTGGCGCGTCAGGCCGGTTTTGTGGGCATTGAGCTCATGGACGATCTGGGAGTGTGGGAAAACTACGGCCAGCTGTTCCGCGACTTCAGCACCATGTACGAAGACGGCATATGGAAGCAGAAGTTGGGCGCGGACGAATACAAGTCCATCCCTTGGGATATGGTGGACGCCTGCAACCCCGAATTCATCAAAACCGCCGTGCATCGCATTGCCTACAAAGAAGGCGAATTTGGCCAGCTTTTGGGCATGGGCACAGGTTACATGCTCGAAAAAATGGGCATTTCCGAAGAAAAGTGGAAGGACGACCACCGCACTGTTTACTGGAAGATGGGCCACCCCAAGCACCACGCCAACGAGGACGACGGTCAGGTCGGGTGCGTCATCAACACCCAGTACAACCGCGACCCCATGTGCCACTCCAACTGCAACTTTGTGCGCAGCGGTCTGCCCATTGAAGTGCAAAAGCGCCTTGCCGAGCACTTCTGGGGTTCAGCCGACGCGGTGGACGCCATCGGCGACTACAAGCCCACCAACAAGTACAAGATGATCCGCGCCAAGTGGTCCATCGAGCGCAAGGAACTGCACGACATGCTTTCGTTCTGCAACTGGATGGGGCCGTGGATCTCCACCCCCAACAAGCAGGATGGCTACATGGGTGATAACAGCCTTGAAAGCAAGTATTACCGCATTCTTACCGGCCATAATCTGGACGTCAAGGAACTGGACCGCTGCGCCGAGCGGGCCTTTAACCTGCACCGCGCGTACACCGCGCGCCAGATGCAGACCACGGACATGCGTAAAAAGCACGACCAGTACCCCAACTGGCTGTTTGAAGACAAAAAAAACAAGGCTCCCTTCACCAAGGGCACCATCCGCATGGACAGGGCCGACATCGAAAAGAGCCTCGACCTGTTCTACGAAGTGCAGGGCTGGGACGTCAAAACCGGCCTGCCCGGCGCGAACCATTACCGTTCGCTGGGCCTCAACGATGTGGCCGACACCATGACCAAGGAAAAGCTGGTTCCCGGCGCGTAA
- the nrfD gene encoding NrfD/PsrC family molybdoenzyme membrane anchor subunit: MLKPSQLLKNTLGLLNTPGNIITAVILFCGAVATVMRFGWGIGAVTNLDDYYPWGLWIGFDLLCGVALAAGGFTLAAGYYIFGFTNLRSMWRPALTTAFFGYAFVIADLLYDVGQPWRLPYPVFVSQGTTSLLFTVGVCEFFYLCVMAVLWFVIPCEWLGLKKLRAMLLKLVMPLVALGIILSTIHQSSLGGLYVMVPSKMHPLWYSSWLPVYFFASSLYAGLSMVIFEGTLAHAGMHGYMDQNHIKSFDGVSLSLARGASLLLMGYFVIKIGGLTLDNGWRYVFSGYGLLWLLEMALVIVPAFMFAVGVRERRYGLIRLAAGLSVFGVMLNRMDVSLVAYNYNLPTHLKYFPSLGEITLSLFMLVGLVTVYRFICAKMPVLRDHPDYKPEA, encoded by the coding sequence ATGCTGAAGCCCTCGCAATTGCTTAAAAATACGCTGGGCCTGCTCAACACGCCGGGCAACATCATCACCGCCGTCATCCTGTTTTGCGGAGCGGTGGCCACGGTGATGCGTTTTGGCTGGGGCATCGGCGCGGTCACCAACCTCGACGACTATTACCCCTGGGGCCTGTGGATCGGCTTTGATCTTTTGTGCGGCGTAGCCCTTGCGGCTGGCGGTTTTACGCTGGCTGCCGGGTATTACATCTTCGGTTTTACCAACCTGCGCTCCATGTGGCGGCCCGCGCTGACCACGGCATTTTTTGGCTACGCCTTTGTCATTGCCGACCTGCTCTACGACGTAGGCCAGCCCTGGCGCTTGCCGTACCCCGTGTTCGTCTCGCAGGGCACCACCTCGCTGCTGTTTACCGTGGGCGTGTGCGAGTTCTTTTACCTGTGCGTCATGGCCGTGCTGTGGTTTGTGATCCCCTGCGAATGGCTGGGGCTTAAAAAGCTGCGGGCCATGCTGCTCAAGCTTGTCATGCCGCTGGTGGCACTGGGCATCATTCTTTCCACCATTCACCAGTCCTCGTTGGGCGGCCTGTACGTGATGGTTCCGTCAAAGATGCACCCCCTGTGGTATTCTTCGTGGTTGCCGGTGTACTTCTTTGCGTCAAGCCTCTACGCGGGACTCAGCATGGTGATATTTGAGGGCACGCTGGCCCACGCCGGTATGCACGGCTATATGGACCAGAACCACATAAAGAGTTTTGACGGCGTAAGCCTGAGCCTTGCGCGCGGGGCCTCCCTGCTGCTGATGGGCTATTTTGTCATCAAGATCGGCGGTCTTACCCTCGACAACGGCTGGCGGTATGTTTTCAGCGGCTACGGCCTGTTGTGGCTGCTCGAAATGGCGCTGGTCATCGTGCCTGCCTTCATGTTTGCCGTGGGCGTGCGCGAGCGGCGTTACGGCCTTATCCGGCTGGCGGCTGGGCTCTCGGTGTTTGGGGTCATGCTCAACCGTATGGACGTGAGCCTTGTGGCCTACAACTACAATCTGCCCACGCACCTCAAGTACTTTCCCTCGCTGGGTGAAATAACGCTCTCGTTGTTCATGCTGGTGGGGCTTGTGACCGTGTACCGCTTTATCTGCGCCAAAATGCCCGTGCTGCGCGATCACCCCGACTACAAACCCGAAGCCTGA
- the hmcB gene encoding sulfate respiration complex iron-sulfur protein HmcB: MRRRQFLKILGLGGVAGAALPGTVGAARFAYDGSPDAVGVLHDSVRCIGCRKCEEGCQKVNADVLPPLDKPADDTSVFQQTRRPTFTAYTVVNKYEPQGHAPVFRKLQCNHCQEPACASACFVKAFVKTEQGPVVYNPKLCVGCRYCMMACPFYVPAYDYNNAWNPLVYKCTMCAPRLKQGLLPGCVEACPKEALVFGRRSDLVNLARRRIMDNPGMYEDHIYGEHEMGGTNWLYLSPVPHAELGQPDVPAVSAPELTRGMLGSLAVIAGVWPVILGGAYSMSKHYKKMVEQARHEGAQQAGEQGAPDAGAQTPAQACCRKPTDANPEKGQGGGQC; the protein is encoded by the coding sequence ATGCGGCGCAGACAGTTTTTGAAGATATTGGGCCTTGGAGGCGTGGCGGGAGCCGCGCTTCCCGGCACTGTCGGGGCGGCCCGCTTTGCCTATGACGGCAGCCCCGATGCCGTTGGCGTGCTGCACGATTCGGTGCGCTGCATCGGCTGCCGCAAGTGCGAGGAGGGCTGCCAGAAGGTAAACGCCGACGTGCTGCCCCCTCTGGATAAGCCCGCCGATGATACGTCGGTGTTTCAACAGACCCGCAGGCCCACGTTTACGGCCTATACCGTGGTCAACAAATATGAGCCGCAAGGCCACGCGCCCGTTTTCCGCAAGTTGCAGTGCAACCACTGTCAGGAACCTGCGTGCGCGTCCGCCTGTTTTGTCAAAGCCTTTGTCAAAACAGAGCAGGGCCCGGTTGTCTATAACCCCAAGCTGTGCGTTGGCTGCCGTTACTGCATGATGGCATGTCCTTTTTACGTACCGGCTTACGACTACAACAACGCCTGGAACCCGCTGGTGTACAAGTGCACCATGTGCGCGCCGCGCCTCAAGCAGGGGCTGCTGCCCGGCTGCGTTGAGGCATGCCCCAAGGAGGCGTTGGTCTTTGGCAGGCGCAGCGACCTTGTCAATCTGGCCCGCCGCCGCATCATGGACAACCCCGGCATGTACGAGGACCACATTTACGGCGAGCACGAGATGGGCGGCACCAACTGGCTGTACCTTTCGCCCGTGCCGCACGCGGAGCTTGGGCAGCCTGACGTTCCCGCCGTCTCAGCGCCGGAGCTCACACGCGGCATGCTTGGCTCCCTTGCTGTGATCGCTGGCGTGTGGCCGGTTATTTTGGGCGGTGCATACTCCATGAGCAAACACTACAAAAAAATGGTCGAGCAGGCCCGCCATGAGGGCGCGCAACAGGCAGGGGAGCAGGGCGCTCCCGATGCCGGGGCGCAGACCCCGGCTCAGGCCTGCTGCCGCAAGCCCACTGACGCAAACCCTGAAAAGGGTCAGGGAGGCGGACAATGCTGA
- a CDS encoding methionine ABC transporter ATP-binding protein, producing the protein MIQVTNLGKLYGSHLVLQDINMHVHEGEIFGIVGHSGAGKSTLLRCLNGLEPYQMGSVTVMGVEVSSLEGTALRELQCKMGMIFQNFNLMSRKNVFDNVAFPLSLWGVEKREQRVMELLELVGLADRAKQRVQSLSGGQKQRVGIARALALNPRVLLCDEATSALDPKTTSSILDLLEDINKRLNLTIIMVTHQMEVVKRLCHSLLMLDGGKTVAMGKTEKLFLSPTKEMHAMVEDEYTLIPGGTNIRLMFPREISQQSVITQMARSLGIDFSIVGGKLERYLDDVFGFLIINVQDKDLDAVLHYLKTQNLFWEILAYTEDAGEQHD; encoded by the coding sequence ATGATTCAGGTAACCAATCTTGGCAAGCTCTACGGAAGCCACCTCGTGCTGCAAGACATCAATATGCATGTGCATGAGGGGGAAATTTTCGGCATTGTGGGGCATTCTGGCGCGGGCAAGTCTACCTTGCTACGCTGCCTCAACGGCCTGGAACCCTACCAGATGGGCAGCGTCACCGTTATGGGCGTGGAGGTCTCCTCGCTGGAGGGGACGGCCCTGCGCGAGCTGCAATGCAAAATGGGCATGATTTTTCAGAATTTTAATCTCATGTCGCGCAAAAACGTCTTTGACAACGTGGCCTTTCCGCTTTCGTTGTGGGGTGTGGAAAAGCGCGAGCAGCGCGTTATGGAGCTGCTGGAGCTGGTGGGCCTTGCCGACCGGGCCAAACAGCGCGTGCAGAGCCTGAGCGGCGGGCAAAAGCAGCGCGTGGGCATTGCCCGTGCGCTGGCGCTCAACCCTCGCGTGCTGTTGTGCGACGAGGCCACGTCCGCCCTTGATCCCAAGACCACCTCGTCCATCCTTGACCTGCTGGAAGACATCAACAAGCGGCTCAACCTCACCATCATCATGGTCACCCACCAGATGGAAGTGGTCAAACGCCTTTGCCACAGCCTGCTCATGCTCGACGGCGGTAAAACCGTGGCCATGGGCAAGACGGAAAAGCTCTTTCTGTCGCCCACCAAGGAAATGCACGCCATGGTCGAGGACGAGTACACGCTCATCCCCGGCGGCACCAACATCCGCCTCATGTTTCCGCGCGAAATTTCGCAGCAGAGCGTCATCACCCAGATGGCGCGCAGCCTGGGCATTGATTTTTCCATCGTCGGCGGCAAGCTCGAGCGCTACCTTGACGACGTATTTGGCTTTCTTATCATCAATGTTCAGGACAAAGACCTGGATGCGGTGCTGCACTACCTGAAGACGCAGAACCTCTTTTGGGAAATTCTGGCCTACACTGAAGACGCGGGTGAGCAGCATGATTGA
- a CDS encoding 4Fe-4S binding protein → MTQTTESQPDATTAGPAHTPSPTGKHNSRLGPTLLRRAIQGAFAIFLVWVGWNFYLYVQWATGQSEVFTPKPPSVEGFLPISELMAARRLFATGQWDAVHPAGLTLFLVIALMALLFRKGFCGYICPVGLVSNLVGRLGERLGLGRNPPRVLELALQSVKYILLALLCYFSLFGMSMDEINAFMGAPFNMVADSSMLFFFLHASAVTLTVVGVIVAASLVVRNAWCRFLCPYGAFLGLIALAGPVAVRRHAETCTNCRRCQRACPSAIAVHQKTRVNSPECLGCTACIEACPQKGCLELSAAGRRVPFWTVAAGCVVLLLGAYVWAASTGHWASEIPPAMLRRFHMLQFGG, encoded by the coding sequence ATGACTCAGACAACAGAATCACAGCCCGATGCGACAACCGCCGGGCCTGCCCATACCCCCTCCCCGACCGGCAAACATAACTCGCGCCTTGGCCCCACCCTGCTGCGCCGGGCTATACAGGGCGCGTTTGCCATTTTTCTCGTCTGGGTGGGCTGGAACTTTTACCTCTATGTGCAGTGGGCCACGGGCCAGAGCGAAGTGTTCACCCCCAAACCGCCCTCTGTGGAGGGATTTTTGCCCATCAGCGAGCTGATGGCCGCACGCCGCCTGTTTGCAACAGGCCAGTGGGATGCCGTGCACCCGGCGGGTCTGACGCTGTTTCTGGTCATCGCGCTCATGGCCCTGCTGTTTCGCAAGGGTTTTTGCGGCTACATCTGCCCGGTGGGCCTTGTATCCAACCTTGTAGGCCGCCTTGGCGAGCGTCTGGGGCTTGGCCGCAACCCGCCGCGCGTGCTGGAGCTGGCGCTCCAGTCCGTCAAGTATATTCTGTTGGCCTTATTGTGCTATTTCAGCCTGTTCGGCATGAGCATGGATGAGATCAACGCCTTTATGGGCGCGCCATTCAACATGGTGGCCGATTCAAGCATGCTGTTTTTCTTTTTGCACGCGTCCGCCGTCACCCTGACGGTGGTCGGCGTGATTGTGGCTGCTTCACTGGTGGTGCGCAACGCATGGTGTCGCTTTTTGTGCCCCTACGGCGCATTTTTGGGCCTTATCGCGCTGGCTGGCCCCGTGGCGGTGCGCCGTCACGCCGAAACCTGCACAAACTGCCGCCGCTGTCAGCGCGCCTGCCCCTCGGCCATTGCAGTGCATCAAAAGACACGCGTCAACTCGCCGGAGTGCCTGGGCTGCACGGCCTGCATAGAGGCCTGCCCGCAAAAGGGCTGCCTTGAGCTCTCCGCAGCTGGCCGCCGCGTACCCTTCTGGACAGTTGCCGCAGGCTGCGTCGTACTGCTGCTTGGCGCGTACGTCTGGGCTGCGAGCACTGGGCACTGGGCTTCCGAAATTCCTCCGGCCATGCTGCGGCGCTTTCATATGCTCCAGTTTGGCGGATAA
- a CDS encoding 4Fe-4S dicluster domain-containing protein, translated as MADMLSKLRRADEELLLENLSRRGFIKVTSCAALGLATLQASEALATMKASPLVIMEKSAGMIVGDPTLCVCCQRCELACTEFNNGKADPKLARIKISRNAMLGPDGGLENATKGIYGSSSLVIQDTCKQCPHPVPCATACPQNAIVAQKGTGTRMVLKDRCVGCRLCQKACPWGVMTFDEEQGKADKCFLCNGAPKCVEACPAAALRYVPWSDRTREATTRGSFSLMVPDDRRAACNACHVESPGGPRNLKYEQ; from the coding sequence ATGGCTGATATGTTGAGCAAACTTAGACGTGCCGATGAAGAGTTGCTGCTCGAAAATCTTTCGCGCCGCGGATTCATCAAGGTAACCTCGTGCGCGGCACTTGGATTGGCCACGCTGCAGGCCTCGGAGGCCCTGGCCACCATGAAGGCCTCGCCGCTGGTAATTATGGAAAAATCGGCAGGCATGATTGTGGGCGATCCCACACTGTGCGTGTGCTGTCAGCGGTGCGAGCTTGCCTGCACTGAATTTAACAATGGCAAGGCCGACCCCAAGCTCGCGCGCATCAAAATAAGCCGCAACGCCATGCTTGGGCCTGACGGCGGGCTGGAAAACGCCACCAAGGGCATCTACGGCTCAAGCTCGCTGGTTATTCAGGATACCTGCAAGCAGTGCCCGCACCCGGTGCCCTGCGCCACGGCCTGCCCGCAAAACGCCATTGTTGCCCAAAAGGGAACCGGCACGCGCATGGTGCTTAAAGACCGCTGCGTGGGCTGCCGCCTGTGCCAGAAGGCCTGCCCCTGGGGCGTGATGACCTTTGACGAGGAGCAGGGCAAGGCCGACAAGTGCTTTTTGTGCAACGGCGCGCCCAAGTGCGTGGAAGCCTGCCCGGCAGCCGCCCTGCGCTACGTGCCCTGGAGCGACCGTACCCGCGAGGCCACCACGCGCGGATCGTTTTCGCTGATGGTTCCCGATGACCGCCGCGCCGCGTGCAACGCCTGCCATGTGGAATCGCCCGGCGGACCGCGCAACCTCAAGTACGAGCAGTAG